Proteins encoded within one genomic window of Brachybacterium muris:
- the secA gene encoding preprotein translocase subunit SecA: MVNLFDKILRAGEGRELKRLDTIARKVGEAEDVFTDLTAEELREETEHFRERLEDGETLDDILVEAFAAVREAAHRTLGQRPYDVQIMGGAALHRGRIAEMKTGEGKTLVATLPAYLNALAGKGVHIVTVNDYLASYQSDLMGRVFRALGLTTGVIKSGMTPAERREQYACDITYGTNNEFGFDYLRDNMALSPEDRVQRGHSYAIVDEVDSILIDEARTPLIISGPASGDVNKWYSEFAKVAKVLRRDRDYEVDEKKRTVGVLESGIDKVEDHLGIENLYESLNTPLIGFLNNAIKAKELFKRDKDYVILNGEVLIVDEHTGRILAGRRYNEGMHQAIEAKEGVKIKAENQTLATITLQNYFKLYDKLAGMTGTAETEAAEFMNTYKLGVVPIPTHRPMQRQDNPDRIYRTEKGKFDAVVEDIVTRHDRGQPVLVGTTSVEKSEYLSTLLTAQGVPHEVLNAKNHAKEAAIIAMAGAKGAVTVATNMAGRGTDIMLGGNVEFMAHATLADQGLDAEEDPEGYEAAWDEALEKAKDSVAEQHDEVVELGGLYVLGTERHESRRIDNQLRGRSGRQGDPGESRFYLSLQDDLMRLFNAGAAESLLARGGVDESVPMSGRLVSGAIERAQNSIESRNAEIRKNVLKYDDVLTKQRKKLYGERARILEGEDLDEHIERFIQEVLGGIVDAHTKGRNSEDFDLEELWGALRPAYPVSITAEELIEDVGGKENLGADLLKEEILADARLAYEARREELGEAGLHQLQRRVLLSVMDRRWREHLYEMDYLKEGIGLRAMAQRDPLVEYEREGHLMFNDMVAGIKEDTVGYVYNLEVQVTKAEPVVPKAVSDLLKSTSAMGTLAAKPGTGSSATQRDAVQADGTASSDGAGSSDDTASSDADDAEEAVGVLDAAEDEKRDPRGDSVEDADGPADEDEEQVLLHAKGLDDGPSARQLRYTSAEGSGVQDESSLSRAQRRRLARQRKRSGATDGEQGGATQDRDKPGREGRERRS, from the coding sequence GTGGTCAACCTCTTCGACAAGATCCTGCGTGCGGGCGAGGGCCGCGAGCTCAAGCGGCTCGACACCATCGCTCGCAAGGTGGGGGAGGCGGAGGACGTCTTCACCGACCTCACCGCCGAGGAGCTGCGGGAGGAGACCGAGCACTTCCGGGAGCGACTCGAGGACGGCGAGACCCTCGACGACATCCTCGTCGAGGCGTTCGCGGCAGTGCGCGAGGCCGCGCACCGCACCCTCGGCCAGCGGCCCTACGACGTGCAGATCATGGGCGGAGCGGCCCTCCACCGCGGCCGCATCGCCGAGATGAAGACCGGTGAGGGCAAGACCCTGGTCGCCACACTCCCGGCCTACCTCAACGCCCTGGCCGGCAAGGGCGTCCACATCGTCACCGTCAACGACTACCTGGCCTCCTACCAGTCCGACCTGATGGGCCGTGTGTTCCGCGCCCTGGGCCTGACCACCGGGGTGATCAAGTCGGGCATGACCCCGGCCGAGCGCCGTGAGCAGTACGCCTGCGACATCACCTACGGCACCAACAACGAGTTCGGCTTCGACTACCTGCGCGACAACATGGCGCTCAGCCCCGAGGACCGGGTCCAGCGCGGCCATTCCTACGCGATCGTGGACGAGGTCGACTCGATCCTCATCGACGAGGCCCGGACCCCGCTGATCATCTCCGGCCCCGCCTCGGGCGATGTCAACAAGTGGTACAGCGAGTTCGCGAAGGTGGCGAAGGTGCTGCGTCGCGACCGCGACTACGAGGTGGACGAGAAGAAGCGCACCGTGGGCGTGCTGGAGTCCGGGATCGACAAGGTCGAGGACCACCTGGGCATCGAGAACCTCTACGAGTCCCTGAACACCCCGCTGATCGGCTTCCTGAACAACGCCATCAAGGCCAAGGAGCTGTTCAAGCGGGACAAGGACTACGTGATCCTCAACGGCGAGGTGCTCATCGTCGACGAGCACACCGGCCGCATCCTCGCCGGTCGCCGCTACAACGAGGGCATGCACCAGGCGATCGAGGCGAAGGAAGGGGTGAAGATCAAGGCCGAGAACCAGACCCTGGCCACCATCACCCTGCAGAACTACTTCAAGCTGTACGACAAGCTCGCCGGTATGACCGGTACGGCCGAGACCGAGGCCGCCGAGTTCATGAACACCTACAAGCTGGGCGTGGTGCCGATCCCCACGCACCGGCCCATGCAGCGCCAGGACAATCCCGACCGCATCTACCGCACCGAGAAGGGCAAGTTCGACGCTGTCGTCGAGGACATCGTCACCCGGCACGACCGCGGCCAGCCGGTACTGGTGGGCACCACCAGCGTGGAGAAGTCCGAGTACCTCTCCACCCTGCTCACCGCCCAGGGCGTCCCCCACGAGGTGCTCAACGCCAAGAACCACGCCAAGGAGGCGGCGATCATCGCGATGGCCGGGGCCAAGGGTGCGGTCACGGTGGCCACCAATATGGCCGGTCGAGGCACCGACATCATGCTCGGCGGAAACGTCGAGTTCATGGCGCACGCGACGCTGGCCGATCAGGGCCTGGACGCCGAGGAGGACCCGGAGGGCTACGAGGCCGCCTGGGACGAGGCGCTGGAGAAGGCCAAGGACTCCGTGGCCGAGCAGCACGACGAAGTGGTGGAGCTCGGTGGCCTGTACGTGCTGGGCACCGAGCGCCACGAGTCCCGTCGTATCGACAATCAGCTGCGTGGTCGTTCCGGCCGTCAGGGCGACCCGGGGGAGTCCCGCTTCTACCTGTCCCTGCAAGACGACCTGATGCGCCTGTTCAACGCGGGTGCGGCGGAGTCGCTGCTGGCGCGCGGTGGCGTGGACGAGTCCGTCCCGATGTCTGGTCGCCTGGTCTCCGGTGCGATCGAACGGGCCCAGAACTCGATCGAGTCCCGCAACGCGGAGATCCGCAAGAACGTGCTGAAGTACGACGATGTGCTCACCAAGCAGCGCAAGAAGCTGTACGGCGAGCGGGCCCGGATCCTGGAGGGCGAGGACCTCGACGAGCACATCGAGCGGTTCATCCAAGAGGTGCTCGGCGGAATCGTGGATGCGCACACCAAGGGGCGCAACTCCGAGGACTTCGACCTGGAGGAGCTGTGGGGCGCACTGCGGCCCGCCTATCCCGTGTCGATCACCGCCGAGGAGCTGATCGAGGACGTCGGCGGCAAGGAGAACCTCGGGGCCGATCTGCTCAAGGAGGAGATCCTGGCCGATGCGCGCCTGGCCTACGAGGCCCGCCGCGAGGAGCTGGGCGAGGCCGGCCTGCACCAGCTGCAGCGCCGTGTGCTGCTGTCGGTGATGGACCGTCGCTGGCGCGAGCACCTCTACGAGATGGACTACCTCAAGGAGGGCATCGGCCTGCGGGCGATGGCCCAGCGCGATCCGCTCGTGGAGTACGAGCGCGAGGGCCACCTGATGTTCAACGACATGGTCGCGGGCATCAAGGAGGACACGGTCGGCTACGTGTACAACCTGGAGGTCCAGGTCACCAAGGCGGAGCCGGTGGTCCCGAAGGCTGTCAGCGACCTGCTGAAGTCGACCTCGGCGATGGGCACTCTGGCGGCGAAGCCCGGGACAGGCTCCTCCGCGACCCAGCGGGATGCCGTGCAGGCGGACGGCACCGCTTCGTCCGATGGTGCCGGCTCCTCCGATGACACGGCGTCCTCCGACGCCGACGACGCGGAGGAGGCAGTGGGCGTGCTCGATGCGGCCGAGGACGAGAAGCGCGATCCTCGTGGCGACTCCGTCGAGGACGCGGACGGACCGGCCGACGAGGACGAGGAGCAGGTGTTGCTGCACGCGAAGGGCCTGGACGACGGCCCCAGCGCCCGGCAGCTGCGGTACACCTCTGCCGAGGGCAGTGGTGTGCAGGACGAGTCCTCGCTGTCTCGTGCGCAGCGGCGACGGCTGGCCCGCCAGCGCAAGCGCTCCGGTGCGACCGACGGCGAGCAGGGCGGCGCCACGCAGGATCGGGACAAGCCCGGACGTGAAGGGCGGGAGCGTCGCTCCTGA